One genomic window of Leptotrichia shahii includes the following:
- a CDS encoding zinc ribbon domain-containing protein, which yields MRNDEKCCKCGMDIFEIKKVAIPTKKAVGAKIAIDTFYLKICKNCGYTEMYSTKIIQKVEDPV from the coding sequence ATGAGAAATGATGAAAAATGCTGTAAATGCGGAATGGATATATTTGAAATAAAAAAGGTGGCTATTCCTACCAAAAAGGCTGTTGGAGCAAAGATAGCTATTGATACGTTTTATTTGAAAATATGTAAAAACTGTGGATATACGGAAATGTACTCAACCAAAATAATTCAGAAGGTTGAAGATCCAGTCTAA
- a CDS encoding ComF family protein, whose product MKIQSKVFRKIIFNFKGILFRNRDIISGEELVECDIVSKDTRNDLKKLKKLKKLNNIYYVWDYNREFKRLIYSYKYNHRKIMAKLIAELVKEEFYYVLKREKIDVVVSVPVSRKRKNERGYNQVDEILNFLKVNYVQLERIKNTKKMAGILNEEDRNKNIKGAFKISGNIDFKNKNILILDDIITTGATLREIKSSILEQFEGDVNKKNIKIIVFCLAAAREIKVNRGEV is encoded by the coding sequence TTGAAGATCCAGTCTAAAGTTTTTAGGAAAATAATATTTAATTTTAAAGGAATTTTATTTAGAAATCGGGATATAATTTCTGGGGAGGAATTGGTTGAGTGTGATATTGTATCAAAAGATACAAGAAATGATTTGAAAAAGCTAAAAAAATTGAAGAAATTAAATAATATTTACTATGTCTGGGATTATAACAGGGAATTTAAAAGATTGATTTATTCCTATAAATATAATCATAGGAAGATTATGGCAAAACTAATTGCTGAATTGGTAAAAGAGGAATTTTATTATGTTTTAAAAAGGGAAAAAATAGATGTTGTTGTGAGTGTGCCTGTCAGTAGGAAAAGGAAAAATGAGAGAGGATATAATCAGGTTGATGAAATTTTGAATTTCTTAAAGGTTAATTATGTCCAGCTTGAACGGATTAAAAATACGAAAAAAATGGCTGGAATTCTAAATGAGGAAGATAGAAATAAAAATATAAAGGGAGCTTTTAAAATTTCTGGAAATATTGACTTTAAAAATAAAAACATTCTGATACTTGATGATATTATAACAACTGGGGCTACACTTAGGGAAATTAAAAGTAGTATTTTAGAGCAATTTGAAGGTGATGTGAATAAAAAAAATATAAAAATAATAGTTTTTTGTCTGGCTGCGGCTAGGGAAATTAAGGTGAATAGAGGAGAAGTATGA